One Streptomyces sp. NBC_00554 DNA segment encodes these proteins:
- a CDS encoding DUF2252 domain-containing protein, producing the protein MSVPQLSDEQRGEQILAVFDTAFGELLAADPAAFRVKFRKMAASAFAFYRGTAGLFYYDLEQERRGGPYLDERTSRVWIHGDLHAENFGTYMDAQGRLIFNVNDFDEAYVGPFTWDLKRFAASVALLGYAKALSDEQISGLVRTYAAAYRERIHALATGAKSDEVPPFTLDTAEGPLLDALRDARSLTRFGLLDSMTEIRDFERRFAPGGGSIELDAATRYKVLAAFDGYLETLPESSLSRPDSYRVKDVVGRRGIGIGSAGLPSYNILLEGATDALENDVVIYIKQAQTPAVSRHITDSSISDYFQHEGHRTVISQRALQAHADPWLGWTELDGAGQLVAEVSPYAVDLDWGDIDDPEEIAAVVADLGRATATMHAAADDESGHSELVPFSTERAIDAAIAADEDGFTGLLEDFAHSYGARARADHQIFVDLFRNGRIPGL; encoded by the coding sequence ATGTCGGTCCCGCAGCTCAGCGACGAGCAACGCGGCGAGCAGATCCTCGCCGTCTTCGACACCGCCTTCGGCGAGCTCCTGGCCGCCGACCCGGCCGCGTTCCGCGTGAAGTTCCGCAAGATGGCGGCCTCCGCCTTCGCCTTCTACCGGGGCACCGCGGGCCTGTTCTACTACGACCTGGAGCAGGAGAGGCGGGGCGGCCCGTACCTGGACGAGCGCACCTCGCGCGTGTGGATCCACGGCGACCTGCACGCCGAGAACTTCGGCACGTACATGGACGCCCAGGGCCGCCTGATCTTCAACGTGAACGACTTCGACGAGGCGTACGTCGGCCCCTTCACCTGGGACCTCAAGCGCTTCGCCGCCTCCGTCGCGCTGCTCGGCTACGCCAAGGCGCTCAGCGACGAGCAGATCAGCGGGCTGGTGCGCACCTACGCGGCCGCCTACCGGGAGCGCATCCACGCCCTCGCCACCGGCGCCAAGAGCGACGAGGTGCCGCCCTTCACGCTGGACACCGCCGAGGGCCCGCTCCTGGACGCGCTGCGCGACGCCCGCTCGCTGACCCGCTTCGGACTGCTGGACTCGATGACCGAGATCCGTGACTTCGAGCGCCGCTTCGCGCCCGGCGGCGGCTCCATCGAGCTGGACGCGGCGACCCGCTACAAGGTGCTCGCGGCCTTCGACGGCTATCTGGAGACGCTGCCGGAGTCCTCGCTGAGCCGCCCGGACTCCTACCGGGTGAAGGACGTGGTCGGCCGGCGCGGCATCGGTATCGGCTCGGCGGGGCTGCCGTCGTACAACATCCTTCTGGAGGGCGCCACCGACGCCCTGGAGAACGATGTGGTGATCTACATCAAGCAGGCCCAGACCCCGGCCGTCTCCCGGCACATCACGGACTCCTCGATCAGCGACTACTTCCAGCACGAGGGCCACCGCACCGTGATCTCCCAGCGCGCCCTCCAGGCACACGCCGACCCGTGGCTGGGCTGGACCGAGCTGGACGGCGCGGGCCAGCTGGTCGCCGAGGTGTCGCCGTACGCGGTGGACCTGGACTGGGGCGACATCGACGACCCGGAGGAGATCGCCGCGGTCGTCGCGGACCTCGGCCGGGCCACGGCCACGATGCACGCCGCGGCGGACGACGAGAGCGGCCACTCGGAGCTGGTGCCGTTCTCCACCGAGCGTGCCATCGACGCGGCGATCGCGGCCGACGAGGACGGTTTCACGGGCCTCCTGGAGGACTTCGCGCACAGCTACGGCGCACGCGCGCGTGCCGACCACCAGATCTTCGTGGACCTGTTCCGTAACGGACGGATTCCGGGTCTGTAG
- a CDS encoding alkaline phosphatase: protein MTSRFRSSDPSGAVNSRAPRRRTVVKAAAATAVLAGPLAAALPARAATEAPAFLHGVASGDPLPDGILLWTRVTPTAEAIPGSGLGPDTEVSWTVAADKAFGSVVAKGSTTASAASDHTVKADIRGLRPATDYWFRFSAGGTDSPAARTRTAPAADAAVTGLRFGVVSCANWEAGYFSSYRHLAARGDLDAWLHLGDYIYEYATGEYGTRDTVVRPHAPANEITTLADYRTRHGRYKTDPDLQALHVAAPVVAIWDDHEFANDAWSGGAENHTEGTEGTWSARQAAAKQAYFEWMPVRPAIAGTTYRRLRFGKLADLSLLDLRSFRSQQASTGSGSVDDPDRTLTGRAQLDWLKSGLKASDTTWRLVGNSVMISPFAIGSLAADLLKPLAELLGLPKEGLALNTDQWDGYTDDRREILAHLRSNAIRNTVFLTGDIHMAWANDVPVNAGTYPLSASAATEFVVTSVTSDNLDDIVKVPEGSVSAIAAPIIRAANRHVHWVDTDRHGYGVLDITADRAQMDFYVLSDRTKANATSSWARSYRTRSGTQKVERTYDPV from the coding sequence GTGACCAGTCGCTTCAGATCATCCGACCCCTCGGGCGCCGTCAACTCCCGCGCCCCGCGCCGCCGTACGGTCGTCAAGGCCGCGGCCGCCACCGCCGTCCTCGCCGGCCCCCTGGCCGCCGCCCTCCCGGCCCGCGCCGCCACCGAGGCCCCCGCCTTCCTCCACGGTGTCGCCTCCGGGGACCCGCTGCCCGACGGCATTCTGCTGTGGACCCGGGTGACGCCGACCGCCGAGGCGATACCCGGCTCCGGGCTCGGCCCGGACACCGAGGTGAGCTGGACCGTCGCCGCCGACAAGGCGTTCGGCTCGGTCGTCGCCAAGGGATCCACCACCGCGTCCGCCGCCTCCGACCACACCGTGAAGGCGGACATCCGGGGCCTGCGGCCGGCCACCGACTACTGGTTCCGCTTCTCCGCCGGCGGCACCGACTCACCCGCCGCCCGCACCCGCACCGCCCCGGCGGCCGACGCCGCCGTGACCGGCCTGCGCTTCGGCGTGGTCTCCTGCGCCAACTGGGAGGCGGGCTACTTCTCTTCGTACCGCCATCTCGCGGCACGCGGCGACCTGGACGCCTGGCTGCATCTCGGCGACTACATCTACGAGTACGCGACCGGCGAGTACGGCACCCGCGACACCGTCGTACGCCCGCACGCACCGGCCAACGAGATCACCACCCTCGCCGACTACCGCACCCGGCACGGGCGTTACAAGACCGACCCCGACCTCCAGGCCCTGCACGTCGCAGCCCCGGTCGTCGCCATCTGGGACGACCACGAGTTCGCCAACGACGCCTGGTCGGGCGGCGCCGAGAACCACACCGAGGGCACGGAGGGCACCTGGTCCGCGCGCCAGGCCGCCGCGAAGCAGGCCTACTTCGAGTGGATGCCGGTGCGCCCCGCGATCGCGGGCACCACCTACCGCCGCCTCCGCTTCGGCAAGCTCGCCGACCTCTCGCTGCTCGACCTGCGGTCCTTCCGCTCCCAGCAGGCGTCCACGGGCAGCGGCTCGGTAGACGACCCGGACCGTACGCTCACCGGCCGGGCCCAGCTCGACTGGCTGAAGTCGGGGCTCAAGGCCTCCGACACCACCTGGCGGCTGGTCGGAAACTCGGTGATGATCTCGCCGTTCGCCATCGGCTCGCTCGCCGCCGACCTCCTCAAGCCGCTCGCCGAGCTGCTCGGCCTCCCCAAGGAGGGCCTGGCCCTCAACACCGACCAGTGGGACGGCTACACGGACGACCGCCGCGAGATCCTGGCCCACCTGCGGTCCAACGCGATCCGCAACACGGTGTTCCTGACCGGCGACATCCACATGGCCTGGGCCAACGACGTGCCGGTGAACGCCGGAACGTACCCGCTGTCCGCGTCGGCCGCCACGGAGTTCGTCGTCACCTCGGTCACCTCCGACAACCTCGACGACATCGTCAAGGTCCCCGAGGGCTCCGTCTCGGCCATCGCCGCGCCGATCATCCGCGCCGCCAACCGGCACGTCCACTGGGTCGACACCGACCGCCACGGCTACGGCGTCCTGGACATCACCGCCGACCGCGCGCAGATGGACTTCTACGTCCTCTCCGACCGCACGAAGGCGAACGCGACCTCGTCCTGGGCCCGTTCGTACCGCACCCGCAGCGGCACGCAGAAGGTGGAGCGGACATACGACCCGGTGTGA
- a CDS encoding GNAT family N-acetyltransferase → MSVPYEVRVAEEAADREACFAVRKEVFVGEQGVPEDIEYDSYDEGALHVLAVREDGVPLGTGRLLYGEEAAAKTDGDLTVGSLGRLAVKRETRGLGVGAAIVVGIEDAARARGLAAVDLHAQTHALGFYERLGYVAYGAEFQDAGIAHRAMRKAL, encoded by the coding sequence GTGAGTGTGCCGTACGAGGTGCGGGTCGCCGAGGAGGCAGCCGACCGCGAGGCATGCTTCGCGGTGCGCAAGGAGGTCTTCGTCGGCGAGCAGGGCGTGCCCGAGGACATCGAGTACGACTCCTACGACGAGGGTGCCCTGCATGTGCTGGCCGTCCGCGAGGACGGGGTGCCGCTGGGCACCGGGCGTCTTCTGTACGGCGAGGAGGCCGCCGCCAAGACCGACGGTGACCTGACGGTCGGCTCGCTCGGGCGGCTCGCCGTGAAGCGGGAGACGCGTGGGCTCGGTGTCGGCGCCGCGATCGTGGTCGGCATCGAGGACGCGGCACGCGCGCGTGGACTCGCCGCGGTGGATCTGCACGCGCAGACGCATGCCCTGGGGTTCTACGAGCGGCTCGGATACGTGGCGTACGGCGCGGAGTTCCAGGACGCCGGAATCGCACACCGGGCGATGCGCAAAGCGCTCTGA
- a CDS encoding Na+/H+ antiporter yields the protein MDQLALLFALLLGAVLSVPLGDRLGLPAPVLMTLLGIVLAVLDFVPNVDIPPDLILPALLPPLLYAAVRRTSWRQFAANKRPIFLLAVALVFVTTVAVAMVASAIVPGLPIAAAVALGALVAPPDPVAATAVAGQLGLPRRLVSTLEGEGLFNDVTAIVLYHVAIAAVVSGSFSPWQAGLDFVLSAVIALAVGLVLGWGTNKLMGLLDDATLHIGLTLLVPFAAYVLAEELHGSGVLAVLTTALFLAEYATDADDVLIRLAGQSFWDVVDTLVTGVAFGLIGLELHNAIRTASGRWGEMLGWAGAIVAVVVLVRLAWLLPATWLTKRLHAKRDYDEDIPLSWRETVVMWWAGMRGVASVALALAIPLKTDDGSAFPDRDEIVFIAFGVIMATLVLQGLTLPWIVKKLGVQADTKAEKAFERELAVRAAKAARGRLKEIEAVEELPDEVSEQLRRRALDIGLRISPDVGEGERREGHEHRVRRIKRLRRIQGEMMSAARHEVLSARSEPGADPEIVDRVLRHLDVRSLR from the coding sequence GTGGATCAGCTGGCCCTGTTGTTCGCGCTGTTGCTCGGGGCCGTGCTGAGCGTCCCGCTGGGAGACCGGCTGGGGCTGCCCGCGCCGGTGCTGATGACGCTTCTCGGGATCGTCCTCGCCGTGCTGGACTTCGTGCCCAACGTGGACATCCCGCCCGACCTGATCCTGCCCGCGCTACTGCCGCCACTGCTCTACGCCGCGGTACGGCGCACGTCATGGAGACAGTTCGCGGCCAACAAACGACCGATCTTCCTGCTGGCCGTGGCGCTGGTGTTCGTCACCACCGTGGCGGTGGCCATGGTCGCGAGCGCGATCGTGCCCGGGCTGCCGATCGCCGCCGCCGTGGCGCTCGGCGCCCTCGTCGCGCCACCCGACCCGGTCGCGGCGACCGCCGTCGCGGGACAACTCGGGCTGCCGCGACGACTGGTGTCGACCCTGGAGGGGGAAGGGCTCTTCAACGACGTGACGGCCATCGTGCTGTACCACGTCGCGATCGCCGCGGTGGTCAGCGGAAGCTTCTCGCCGTGGCAGGCCGGCCTCGACTTCGTACTGTCCGCCGTCATCGCGCTCGCCGTTGGGCTGGTGCTCGGCTGGGGCACGAACAAGCTGATGGGCCTGCTCGACGACGCCACGCTGCACATCGGTCTGACGCTGCTCGTGCCGTTCGCCGCCTACGTGCTCGCCGAGGAGCTGCACGGGTCCGGGGTGCTCGCGGTGCTCACCACGGCGCTGTTCCTGGCCGAGTACGCCACCGATGCCGACGACGTCCTGATCCGGCTCGCCGGGCAGTCGTTCTGGGACGTGGTGGACACACTGGTCACCGGGGTCGCGTTCGGGCTGATCGGACTCGAACTGCACAACGCGATCAGGACCGCCTCGGGGCGGTGGGGCGAGATGCTGGGGTGGGCCGGGGCGATCGTCGCCGTCGTCGTGCTCGTACGGCTGGCGTGGCTGCTGCCGGCGACCTGGCTGACCAAACGGCTGCACGCCAAACGGGACTACGACGAGGACATTCCGCTGTCCTGGCGCGAGACCGTCGTGATGTGGTGGGCGGGGATGCGAGGGGTCGCCTCCGTGGCCCTCGCGCTGGCGATTCCGCTGAAGACGGACGACGGATCGGCGTTCCCCGACCGGGACGAGATCGTGTTCATCGCGTTCGGGGTGATCATGGCGACGCTGGTGCTGCAGGGGCTGACGCTGCCCTGGATCGTCAAGAAGCTCGGAGTGCAGGCCGACACCAAGGCCGAGAAGGCCTTCGAGAGAGAGCTCGCGGTGCGCGCGGCGAAGGCCGCGCGGGGGAGGCTGAAGGAGATCGAGGCGGTGGAGGAGCTGCCGGACGAGGTGTCCGAGCAGTTGCGGCGGCGGGCGCTCGACATCGGGCTGCGGATCAGCCCGGATGTGGGGGAGGGAGAGCGCCGGGAGGGGCATGAGCACCGGGTCCGGCGGATCAAGAGACTCCGGCGGATTCAGGGGGAGATGATGAGCGCGGCTCGGCACGAGGTGCTGTCCGCGCGGAGTGAGCCGGGGGCGGATCCGGAGATCGTGGACCGGGTGCTGCGGCATCTGGATGTGCGTAGCTTGCGGTGA
- a CDS encoding dienelactone hydrolase family protein, whose translation MNIMLFHSTYGLRPAVRAAADRLRAAGHEVWTPDLFEGRTFETVEEGMAFNDGIGKDELLRRAVLAAAPYSDRGLVYAGFSLGASVAQTLALGDEKARGLVLLHGTSDIAASASVDELPVQLHVAEPDAFETDDWLSSWYLQMRRAGADVEIYRYAGAGHLYTDPDLPDYDAEAAEATWKVALGFLDSL comes from the coding sequence ATGAACATCATGCTCTTTCACTCGACCTACGGGCTCCGGCCCGCGGTGCGCGCCGCGGCGGACCGGCTGCGTGCGGCGGGCCACGAGGTGTGGACGCCCGACCTCTTCGAGGGGCGCACCTTCGAGACCGTGGAGGAGGGCATGGCCTTCAACGACGGGATCGGCAAGGACGAGCTGCTCAGACGCGCGGTGCTGGCCGCCGCGCCCTACTCCGACCGCGGCCTGGTGTACGCGGGATTCTCGCTCGGCGCCTCCGTCGCGCAGACCTTGGCGCTCGGCGACGAGAAGGCCCGCGGACTGGTGCTCCTGCACGGTACCTCGGACATCGCGGCGAGTGCGTCGGTGGACGAGCTGCCCGTCCAGCTGCATGTCGCCGAGCCCGACGCGTTCGAGACGGACGACTGGCTGAGCTCCTGGTACCTGCAGATGCGCAGAGCCGGGGCCGACGTGGAGATCTATCGGTACGCCGGTGCGGGGCACTTGTACACCGACCCCGACCTTCCCGACTACGACGCGGAGGCCGCCGAGGCCACCTGGAAGGTGGCGCTCGGCTTCCTCGACAGTCTGTGA
- the lspA gene encoding signal peptidase II: MAEAERIIGTPDIPGAAGSGPEQSDENAASGDGSGSDGSAPAERSGADGTATPDERPKGKRRIAVLFTVAALAYVLDLVSKMIVVAKLEHHDSIEIIGDWLKFEAIRNAGAAFGLGEAFTIIFTVIAAAVIVVIARLARKLYSLPWAIALGLLLGGALGNLTDRIFRSPGVFEGAVVDFIAPKHFAVFNLADSAIVCGGILIVLLSFRGLDPDGTVHKD; encoded by the coding sequence GTGGCAGAGGCGGAGCGCATCATCGGTACGCCGGACATCCCAGGGGCGGCGGGATCCGGGCCGGAGCAGTCCGACGAGAACGCGGCGTCGGGCGACGGCTCCGGCTCGGACGGGTCGGCCCCGGCCGAGCGGTCCGGCGCGGACGGGACCGCGACCCCGGACGAGCGGCCGAAGGGCAAGCGCAGGATCGCCGTCCTGTTCACGGTCGCCGCCCTGGCGTACGTCCTCGACCTCGTCAGCAAGATGATCGTGGTCGCGAAGCTGGAGCACCACGACTCGATCGAGATCATCGGGGACTGGCTGAAGTTCGAGGCGATCCGCAACGCGGGCGCGGCCTTCGGTCTTGGTGAGGCCTTCACCATCATCTTCACGGTGATCGCGGCGGCCGTGATCGTGGTGATCGCCAGGCTGGCGCGCAAGCTGTACAGCCTGCCCTGGGCGATCGCGCTCGGCCTGCTCCTCGGCGGCGCGCTCGGGAACCTGACCGACCGGATCTTCCGCTCGCCGGGCGTCTTCGAGGGTGCGGTCGTCGACTTCATCGCGCCCAAGCACTTCGCGGTCTTCAACCTGGCCGACTCGGCGATCGTCTGCGGCGGCATCCTGATCGTGCTGCTGTCCTTCCGCGGGCTCGACCCGGACGGGACCGTCCACAAGGACTGA
- a CDS encoding TraR/DksA family transcriptional regulator: MVAKKTAVQQSASGRSTGPAAKDVGGKKSAQGAPAEGGAAAKPVKNASKTAAKASKAATRKTATSKAAASKTATSEAADAKTVAPKAAVSKTAAKKATAKKAPAKKAVARKTVGKKAAVAEAVPEETGAAKGGTTKKAGAKRAAKKSSSTAKTAVASAAQGAAQAAKTTGATTVVAKKTPGTATAAKKPTAVPKARVSALVEPGELAVRPGEDPWTPEEVADARAELQSEALRLSSEISASEEALAGLMRDSGDGAGDDQADTGTKNITRESEMALNANAREMLEQTERALQRLDAGTYGLCENCGNPIGKARMQAFPRATLCVECKQKQERRY; the protein is encoded by the coding sequence ATGGTGGCGAAGAAGACCGCCGTACAGCAGTCGGCGTCCGGCAGATCCACGGGTCCGGCGGCCAAGGATGTGGGTGGGAAGAAGAGCGCGCAGGGGGCACCGGCGGAGGGCGGTGCCGCCGCCAAGCCGGTGAAGAACGCCTCCAAGACGGCTGCCAAGGCCTCCAAAGCGGCCACCAGGAAAACGGCCACTTCCAAGGCGGCGGCTTCGAAGACGGCCACCTCTGAGGCGGCTGACGCGAAAACGGTCGCTCCGAAGGCGGCTGTTTCGAAAACGGCGGCCAAGAAGGCCACCGCGAAGAAGGCCCCTGCCAAGAAGGCGGTGGCCAGGAAGACCGTCGGGAAGAAGGCCGCGGTGGCGGAGGCCGTTCCGGAGGAGACCGGGGCGGCGAAGGGCGGTACTACGAAGAAGGCCGGTGCGAAGCGCGCCGCCAAGAAGAGCAGCAGTACGGCGAAGACGGCGGTCGCTTCCGCGGCCCAGGGCGCGGCCCAGGCCGCGAAGACGACGGGAGCCACGACGGTGGTTGCGAAGAAGACTCCTGGTACGGCCACGGCGGCGAAGAAGCCCACCGCTGTTCCCAAGGCGCGGGTCTCCGCGCTGGTGGAGCCCGGCGAGCTCGCGGTGCGCCCCGGCGAGGACCCCTGGACCCCGGAAGAGGTAGCGGATGCGCGCGCGGAGCTCCAGTCCGAGGCGCTGCGGCTGAGCTCCGAGATCTCCGCGTCCGAGGAGGCGCTCGCGGGCCTGATGCGCGACTCCGGCGACGGCGCGGGCGACGACCAGGCGGACACCGGCACCAAGAACATCACGCGCGAGTCCGAGATGGCGCTCAACGCCAACGCGCGCGAGATGCTGGAGCAGACCGAGCGGGCGCTGCAACGCCTCGACGCGGGCACGTACGGACTCTGCGAGAACTGCGGCAACCCCATCGGCAAGGCGCGGATGCAGGCCTTCCCGCGGGCCACCCTGTGCGTCGAGTGCAAGCAGAAGCAGGAACGCCGCTACTGA
- a CDS encoding mechanosensitive ion channel family protein, giving the protein MENVLRPLIVLGGSVVLTLLIGWAVDLLLRRADARHSETGLWGRLRRARVPFQFVLCVALLRGSYDQAQIAREYSADVGRILTLVLIGSTAWLIVGIATAIVETSYSRYANAHRDPARVRRVRTQVTLIQRVVSAIVGVVAVAAMLLTFPAMRAAGASLLASAGIIGIVAGVAAQSTLANLFAGLQIAFGDMVRLGDTVVVDGEWGTVDEITLTFLTVRTWDERRITMPVSYFVSKPFENWSRGSAQMTGIVFFQVDHSAPVNAMREQLRDILRECPAWDGRDYGLAVTDSTPNTMEVRALVTAKDADDIWTVRVTVREQMIRWLTEEHPYALPRVNTADAALPPGNTNGQPPRPNRDRAHEPPRTGPGRG; this is encoded by the coding sequence ATGGAGAACGTGCTGCGCCCTCTGATCGTCCTTGGTGGCTCGGTCGTGCTCACACTGCTCATCGGGTGGGCCGTCGACCTCCTGCTGCGACGGGCCGACGCCCGGCACAGCGAGACCGGGCTGTGGGGCCGGCTCCGCCGCGCCCGCGTCCCCTTCCAGTTCGTCCTGTGCGTGGCCCTGCTGAGAGGCTCGTACGACCAGGCCCAGATCGCCCGCGAGTACTCGGCCGACGTCGGCCGGATCCTGACACTGGTCCTCATCGGGTCCACCGCCTGGCTGATCGTGGGGATCGCGACGGCGATCGTCGAGACCTCGTACTCGCGCTACGCGAACGCCCACCGCGATCCGGCGCGGGTCCGCCGGGTGCGGACGCAGGTGACGCTGATCCAGCGCGTGGTCTCCGCGATCGTGGGCGTGGTGGCGGTCGCCGCGATGCTGCTCACGTTCCCGGCGATGCGTGCGGCCGGTGCCTCCCTGCTGGCCTCGGCCGGCATCATCGGCATCGTCGCCGGTGTCGCCGCCCAGTCGACGCTGGCCAACCTGTTCGCCGGGCTGCAGATCGCCTTCGGCGACATGGTGCGCCTCGGTGACACGGTCGTGGTGGACGGCGAGTGGGGCACGGTCGACGAGATCACGCTGACGTTCCTGACGGTACGGACGTGGGACGAGCGCCGGATCACCATGCCGGTCTCGTACTTCGTCTCGAAGCCCTTCGAGAACTGGTCGCGCGGCAGCGCCCAGATGACCGGCATCGTCTTCTTCCAGGTCGACCACTCCGCACCCGTGAACGCGATGCGCGAGCAGCTGCGGGACATCCTGCGCGAGTGCCCGGCCTGGGACGGCCGCGACTACGGACTGGCCGTCACGGACTCGACACCCAACACCATGGAGGTACGCGCCCTGGTCACCGCCAAGGACGCGGACGACATCTGGACGGTACGGGTCACGGTCCGCGAACAGATGATCCGCTGGCTGACCGAGGAGCACCCCTACGCGCTCCCCCGCGTCAACACGGCGGACGCGGCCCTGCCACCGGGCAACACCAACGGCCAGCCACCACGCCCGAACCGCGACCGGGCCCACGAGCCACCACGGACAGGCCCGGGCAGGGGCTGA
- a CDS encoding RluA family pseudouridine synthase — translation MSTIPEIRNLPVPDGLEGERVDAAISRMFGFSRTKAAELAAAGKVTVDGSVVGKSERVHGGAWLEVEMPQAPAPVQIVAEPVEGMEIIHDDDDIVVIVKPVGVAAHPSPGWTGTTVIGGLAAAGYRISTSGAAERQGIVHRLDVGTSGLMVVAKSERAYTSLKRQFKERVVDKRYHSLVQGHPDPMSGTIDAPIGRHPNHDYKWAVTAEGKPSVTHYDLIEAFRAASLLDIKLETGRTHQIRVHMSAHRHPCVGDLTYGADPTLSKRLGLTRQWLHAVRLGFEHPGDGQWVEFESGYPEDLQKALDKVREESYA, via the coding sequence GTGAGCACCATTCCCGAGATCCGTAACCTGCCCGTGCCCGACGGTCTGGAGGGCGAGCGTGTCGACGCCGCCATCTCCCGTATGTTCGGCTTCTCCCGCACGAAGGCCGCCGAGCTCGCCGCGGCGGGGAAGGTCACGGTCGACGGCTCGGTGGTCGGCAAGTCCGAGCGGGTGCACGGCGGCGCCTGGCTCGAGGTGGAGATGCCGCAGGCTCCCGCCCCGGTGCAGATCGTGGCCGAGCCCGTCGAGGGCATGGAGATCATCCATGACGACGACGACATCGTCGTGATCGTGAAGCCGGTCGGCGTCGCCGCGCACCCGAGCCCCGGTTGGACCGGAACTACCGTCATCGGCGGCCTCGCCGCCGCGGGCTACCGGATCTCGACCTCCGGTGCCGCCGAGCGTCAGGGCATCGTGCACCGGCTCGACGTCGGCACCTCGGGCCTGATGGTGGTGGCCAAGTCGGAGCGCGCGTACACGTCGCTGAAGCGCCAGTTCAAGGAGCGCGTCGTCGACAAGCGCTACCACTCGCTGGTCCAGGGCCACCCGGACCCGATGAGCGGCACGATCGACGCTCCGATCGGGCGCCACCCGAACCACGACTACAAGTGGGCCGTGACGGCGGAGGGCAAGCCGTCGGTCACGCACTACGACCTCATCGAGGCGTTCCGTGCCGCCAGCCTCCTCGACATCAAGCTGGAGACGGGGCGCACGCACCAGATCCGTGTGCACATGTCGGCCCACCGGCACCCGTGCGTGGGCGACCTGACGTACGGGGCGGACCCGACGCTCTCCAAGCGGCTCGGGCTCACCCGGCAGTGGCTGCACGCGGTGCGGCTCGGCTTCGAGCACCCCGGTGACGGGCAGTGGGTGGAGTTCGAGAGCGGCTACCCCGAGGACCTCCAGAAGGCGCTCGACAAGGTCCGCGAGGAGAGCTACGCGTGA
- a CDS encoding thioredoxin domain-containing protein: protein MSQRNSKAAKTAARERLRVERERQAKRNKVKRQVIVACSIVGVLAIAGGISYAVVQGNKPGYWEAAKDDKLVKPANTTGTNGTTVVIGKSTAKKTLEMYEDPRCPICAQFEQTVGATVDKGIEAGDYKVQYIGATFLDNSLSGEGSKNALSALGAALNVSPEAFLEYKTALYSTKYHPEETDDKFKDDSYLIKVADTVSALKNNTKFQTAVKDGTYDKWALTMSAKFDDSGVTGTPTLKMDGKTLTGSDGQNAPMTVADFTTAIDAALKA, encoded by the coding sequence ATGAGCCAGCGGAACAGCAAGGCCGCGAAGACGGCGGCCCGTGAGCGACTGCGCGTCGAGCGCGAGCGCCAGGCCAAGCGCAACAAGGTCAAGCGCCAGGTCATCGTCGCCTGCTCCATCGTCGGCGTCCTCGCGATAGCCGGCGGCATCAGCTACGCGGTCGTGCAGGGCAACAAGCCCGGCTACTGGGAGGCCGCGAAGGACGACAAGCTCGTCAAGCCGGCCAACACCACGGGCACGAACGGCACGACGGTCGTCATCGGCAAGAGCACCGCCAAGAAGACCCTCGAGATGTACGAGGACCCGCGCTGCCCGATCTGCGCCCAGTTCGAGCAGACCGTCGGCGCGACCGTCGACAAGGGCATCGAGGCCGGCGACTACAAGGTCCAGTACATCGGCGCCACGTTCCTCGACAACAGCCTGTCCGGTGAGGGCTCCAAGAACGCGCTCAGCGCTCTGGGCGCCGCGCTGAACGTCAGCCCCGAGGCCTTCCTCGAGTACAAGACCGCGCTGTACTCGACGAAGTACCACCCCGAGGAGACCGACGACAAGTTCAAGGACGACTCCTACCTGATCAAGGTGGCGGACACCGTCTCCGCGCTGAAGAACAACACCAAGTTCCAGACGGCCGTCAAGGACGGCACCTACGACAAGTGGGCGCTGACGATGTCCGCGAAGTTCGACGACAGCGGAGTGACGGGCACGCCGACCCTGAAGATGGACGGCAAGACGCTCACCGGCTCCGACGGCCAGAACGCCCCGATGACGGTGGCCGACTTCACCACGGCGATCGACGCGGCGCTCAAGGCCTGA